The following are encoded together in the Lathyrus oleraceus cultivar Zhongwan6 chromosome 3, CAAS_Psat_ZW6_1.0, whole genome shotgun sequence genome:
- the LOC127126711 gene encoding probable xyloglucan endotransglucosylase/hydrolase protein B, producing MDFSFWIVPLILSSLTSQAFCATPPKPVDVPFGRNYAPTWAFDHIKYFNGGSAIQLLLDKYTGTGFQSKGSYLFGHFSMNIKMVPGDSAGTVTAFYLSSQNAEHDEIDFEFLGNRTGQPYILQTNVFTGGQGDREQRIFLWFDPTKAYHRYSVLWNMYQIVFYVDDVPIRVFKNSKDLGVKFPFDQPMKIYNSLWNADDWATRGGLEKTDWSKAPFIAGYKSFHIDGCEASVDAKFCATQGKRWWDRVEFRDLDAAQWRRIKWVRKKFTIYNYCSDRKRFPQIPAECRRNRDI from the exons ATGGATTTTTCATTTTGGATTGTGCCTCTAATATTATCATCTTTAACATCTCAGGCTTTCTGCGCCACCCCTCCGAAGCCTGTCGATGTACCGTTCGGTCGAAACTACGCGCCAACCTGGGCTTTCGATCATATCAAATATTTTAATGGAGGTTCTGCGATTCAACTTCTTCTTGATAAGTACACCG GTACTGGTTTTCAATCCAAAGGTTCATACTTGTTTGGTCACTTTAGTATGAATATAAAGATGGTTCCTGGTGATTCAGCTGGAACAGTCACTGCTTTTTAT TTATCTTCTCAAAATGCGGAGCATGATGAAATAGACTTTGAATTCTTGGGGAACCGAACAGGACAACCTTATATTTTACAAACAAATGTATTCACTGGTGGACAAGGTGATAGAGAACAAAGAATCTTTCTCTGGTTTGATCCTACAAAAGCCTACCACAGATACTCCGTTCTATGGAACATGTACCAGATTGT ATTCTATGTAGATGATGTTCCAATAAGAGTGTTCAAGAACAGCAAAGATTTAGGAGTGAAATTCCCATTTGACCAACCAATGAAAATATACAACAGTTTATGGAATGCAGATGATTGGGCAACAAGAGGTGGTTTAGAGAAAACAGATTGGTCAAAAGCACCATTCATAGCCGGATACAAAAGTTTCCACATTGATGGATGTGAAGCATCTGTTGATGCAAAATTCTGTGCAACACAAGGTAAGAGATGGTGGGATCGAGTTGAGTTTCGTGATCTTGATGCAGCGCAATGGCGAAGAATAAAGTGGGTGCGTAAGAAATTCACCATTTACAATTATTGCTCTGATAGAAAACGTTTCCCTCAGATACCTGCGGAATGTAGAAGAAATCGTGACATTTAA